Proteins encoded by one window of Muntiacus reevesi chromosome 6, mMunRee1.1, whole genome shotgun sequence:
- the ARF5 gene encoding ADP-ribosylation factor 5 → MGLTVSALFSRIFGKKQMRILMVGLDAAGKTTILYKLKLGEIVTTIPTIGFNVETVEYKNICFTVWDVGGQDKIRPLWRHYFQNTQGLIFVVDSNDRERVQESADELQKMLQEDELRDAVLLVFANKQDMPNAMPVSELTDKLGLQHLRSRTWYVQATCATQGTGLYDGLDWLSHELSKR, encoded by the exons ATGGGCCTCACCGTGTCCGCGCTCTTTTCGCGGATCTTCGGGAAGAAGCAGATGCGGATCCTCATGG TTGGCTTGGATGCGGCTGGAAAGACCACAATCCTCTACAAACTGAAGTTGGGGGAGATTGTCACCACCATTCCCACCATAG GCTtcaatgtggaaacagtggaataCAAGAACATCTGTTTCACAGTCTGGGACGTGGGAGGCCAGGACAAGATTCGGCCTCTGTGGCGGCACTACTTCCAGAACACTCAG GGCCTCATCTTCGTCGTGGACAGTAATGACCGAGAGCGCGTCCAGGAATCTGCTGAcgaactccagaagatg cTGCAGGAGGACGAACTGCGGGATGCGGTGCTGCTGGTGTTTGCCAACAAGCAGGACATGCCCAACGCCATGCCCGTGAGCGAGCTGACCGACAAACTGGGGCTACAGCACTTGCGAAGCCGCACG TGGTACGTCCAGGCCACCTGTGCCACCCAAGGCACAGGCTTGTACGACGGGCTGGACTGGCTGTCCCATGAGCTGTCGAAGCGCTAG
- the FSCN3 gene encoding fascin-3 translates to MEEVEWTPRQPRAEDLRVGLISWAGSYLTYEPYKNTVTATAKGLGRRQTWEILVSNQHDTQAVVRLRSLQGLYLLCEADGSLCYGRPRTSHHGCFLIRFHRNGQWTLQCIISGRYLESDGEDVFCTSRVLSAYHMWTPRPALHVHVILFSPLNHCYARADPTMGRVWVDAPIPCLEECGFLLHFQDGCYHLETSAHTFLSHLDRLVSQPSTQTAFHMQVRPGGLVALSDGEGGMLYPQGTRLLLSLGSNPHGGEEWFILQRCPTWVSLMSKTRKFLSVVYDVEVCAASEHISPMSLFQFECDNETPTLQLRSANGCYLAQRRHRAVMADGHPMECETFFRIHWNCGRVLLQSPNGRFLCIAANGLLMSSATIPGPNEEFGIRLANRPFLALRGRYGYVGTSSEHDLLQCNMDQPDCIHLLPCRQGIYHFQAQGGSFWSITSFGTFRPWGKFALNFCIELQGSNLLTVLAPNGFYMRSDRSGTLLADSEDITKECIWEF, encoded by the exons ATGGAGGAGGTGGAGTGGACGCCAAGACAACCCAGGGCCGAGGACCTAAGGGTTGGGCTCATCAGCTGGGCAGGATCCTACCTCACTTATGAACCATATAAGAATACGGTCACGGCTACGGCAAAGGGCCTGGGCCGGAGACAG ACCTGGGAGATCCTAGTGAGCAATCAGcatgacacacaggctgtggtaCGACTAAGAAGCTTGCAGGGTCTCTACCTTCTGTGTGAGGCAGACGGTTCTCTGTGCTACGGGCGGCCAAGGACAAGCCATCATGGGTGCTTCCTCATCCGTTTCCACCGCAACGGTCAATGGACCCTCCAGTGCATCATCAGTGGCCGCTACCTGGAATCCGATGGCGAGGATGTTTTCTGTACTTCCCGGGTCCTCTCAGCTTACCACATGTGGACCCCCCGGCCAGCCCTGCACGTCCATGTGATCCTCTTCAGCCCCCTCAACCACTGCTATGCCCGGGCTGACCCTACCATGGGCCGAGTCTGGGTCGATGCACCAATTCCCTGTCTGGAGGAATGCGGCTTCCTGTTGCACTTCCAAGATGGATGCTACCACCTGGAGACCTCTGCACACACCTTCTTGTCCCACTTAGACCGGCTGGTCTCCCAACCCTCCACACAGACAGCTTTTCATATGCAAGTGCGTCCTGGGGGGCTCGTGGCGCTGagcgatggggagggaggcatgcTGTATCCACAGGGCACACGCCTGCTCCTGAGTCTGGGCTCCAATCCCCATGGAGGCGAGGAGTGGTTCATCCTACAGCGCTGCCCAACGTGGGTCAGCCTCATGTCCAAGACTCGGAAGTTCCTCTCTGTCGTCTATG ACGTGGAGGTGTGTGCTGCCTCTGAGCACATAAGCCCAATGTCATTGTTCCAGTTTGAATGTGACAATGAGACCCCCACCCTGCAGCTTCGTTCAGCCAATGGCTGCTACCTAGCCCAG AGGCGCCATAGGGCAGTGATGGCTGATGGGCACCCAATGGAATGTGAAACCTTCTTTCGTATACACTGGAATTGTGGCAGGGTCCTCCTACAGTCCCCCAATGGACGCTTCCTGTGCATCGCAGCCAATGGCCTGTTGATGTCCAGTGCCACCATTCCAG GCCCAAATGAGGAATTTGGGATTCGATTAGCCAACCGCCCCTTCCTCGCCTTGCGGGGTCGGTATGGGTATGTGGGTACCTCATCAGAACATGACCTCCTGCAGTGCAATATGGATCAACCAGACTGCATTCACCTGCTGCCCTGCCGCCAGGGCATCTACCACTTCCAAG CACAGGGTGGATCCTTCTGGTCAATAACATCCTTTGGCACCTTTCGGCCGTGGGGAAAGTTCGCCCTCAACTTCTGTATCGAGCTTCAGGGCAGCAACTTGCTCACGGTGCTGGCACCCAATGGCTTCTACATGCGATCCGACCGAAGTGGTACCCTGTTGGCAGACAGCGAAGACATTACCAAAGAGTGTATTTGGGAATTTTAG